One Moritella sp. Urea-trap-13 genomic window carries:
- the fdh3B gene encoding formate dehydrogenase FDH3 subunit beta gives MASMKFLCDSKRCIECNGCVTACKNENDDALEWGIQRRRVVTLNDGEPGESSISVACMHCTDAPCMAVCPADCFERTEDGIVLHDKDLCIGCGYCLFACPFGAPQFPKQDAFGERGKMDKCTFCAGGPNVEDGSAEEKEKYGANRIAEGKLPMCASLCSTKALLAGDASKISDVYAERVVARGAKNAGWASTADLAYDASKPQES, from the coding sequence ATGGCGAGTATGAAATTTTTGTGTGACTCTAAACGTTGTATTGAATGCAATGGTTGTGTTACCGCATGTAAGAACGAAAATGATGATGCCCTAGAATGGGGTATCCAACGCCGCCGTGTTGTTACTTTAAACGACGGTGAACCGGGTGAAAGCTCAATCTCTGTAGCATGTATGCATTGTACCGATGCACCGTGTATGGCTGTTTGTCCTGCAGATTGCTTTGAACGTACTGAAGATGGCATCGTGCTTCACGACAAAGACTTGTGTATCGGTTGTGGTTATTGTTTGTTTGCTTGTCCATTTGGCGCGCCGCAATTTCCAAAACAAGATGCCTTTGGTGAACGTGGCAAAATGGACAAATGTACCTTCTGTGCTGGTGGACCAAATGTAGAAGACGGTTCTGCAGAAGAGAAAGAAAAATACGGCGCTAACCGTATTGCTGAAGGTAAGTTACCTATGTGTGCATCGCTTTGTTCTACTAAAGCTTTGCTTGCTGGTGATGCATCTAAGATCTCTGATGTTTATGCTGAGCGTGTTGTTGCGCGTGGTGCGAAAAATGCAGGTTGGGCAAGTACTGCTGACCTCGCTTATGACGCAAGCAAACCGCAAGAAAGCTAA
- a CDS encoding formate dehydrogenase subunit gamma, which produces MTKRIQHWFTLLVSVLMLSFTLSALASETADNKTSSERLGESSVKGELAGFAGADYWRAVRDGQEGYTTSKSPEHGVLISVPGQAWFILKEKWMSPLGALAIFGSIGLVVLAYFTIGPLRLSKAKTGRKIKRWSLVDRTLHWSMAFTFLSLAVTGLTLVYGKHFIKPIIPRDIWAMIIYGVKQYHNYVGPLFAILLFTVMIKWWRKSLFTKVDIKWFMKMGGMVGKHKGTHPSADFSNGGEKALFWLLIFCGVFIIFSGFILDFPLFDQTRRDMELSNLVHMLASLVLICGFVFHIYVGLVGIEASLEGMVTGEVDETWAKEHHDIWYEKVKDLPENQPTSESPSKSDDK; this is translated from the coding sequence ATGACTAAGCGAATTCAACATTGGTTCACTCTATTGGTGAGTGTATTAATGCTGAGCTTTACCTTGTCAGCACTTGCGAGTGAAACCGCAGATAACAAGACGAGCAGTGAACGTTTAGGCGAATCGTCAGTAAAAGGTGAGCTTGCTGGTTTTGCAGGCGCTGATTATTGGCGTGCAGTACGAGATGGTCAAGAGGGGTACACCACATCAAAATCACCGGAACACGGTGTATTGATCAGTGTACCGGGACAAGCTTGGTTTATTCTGAAAGAGAAGTGGATGTCACCATTAGGGGCATTAGCGATTTTTGGCAGTATCGGGTTAGTGGTACTGGCTTATTTTACTATTGGTCCACTGCGATTAAGTAAAGCTAAAACCGGCCGGAAGATTAAACGTTGGAGTCTGGTCGATCGTACTTTACATTGGAGTATGGCCTTTACCTTTTTAAGTCTCGCCGTGACGGGACTGACTTTGGTGTATGGGAAACACTTTATTAAACCGATTATTCCGCGTGATATTTGGGCGATGATTATTTATGGTGTAAAACAATATCATAACTATGTCGGCCCATTGTTTGCCATCTTACTGTTTACGGTGATGATAAAATGGTGGCGTAAGAGTCTGTTTACTAAGGTCGATATTAAGTGGTTCATGAAAATGGGCGGTATGGTCGGTAAACATAAAGGCACGCACCCATCTGCAGACTTCTCTAACGGTGGTGAAAAAGCGCTGTTTTGGTTACTGATATTTTGTGGTGTGTTCATTATCTTTAGCGGCTTTATTCTCGATTTCCCGCTGTTTGATCAAACTCGTCGTGATATGGAACTATCGAATCTAGTGCATATGCTGGCATCGTTAGTATTGATCTGTGGTTTTGTATTCCATATCTATGTTGGCTTAGTGGGTATTGAAGCATCACTAGAAGGCATGGTTACTGGCGAAGTTGATGAAACGTGGGCCAAAGAGCACCATGATATCTGGTATGAAAAAGTAAAAGACTTACCAGAGAATCAGCCTACAAGCGAATCGCCATCAAAATCAGATGATAAGTGA